A genomic segment from Labrus bergylta chromosome 3, fLabBer1.1, whole genome shotgun sequence encodes:
- the LOC136178538 gene encoding zinc finger protein 345-like, whose translation MAGFKDLKELFSRRLLAAVIRDITEERTTSGYEEELHRQRKLLDVILTPEIKLQRTDVQQLLVSKEELPPEQQEWSHILDQEDTKPQHIKEEHEELWLSQEEEQLQGLEEADATKFPFTPVSVKSEDDEEKPQSSQLHQRQTEQMETGVDGEDCGGAEPDRDSDPERRLQPETEVETEDSGEPETVDSDDWKETREDLSELNLKNKKLKTGKRQHSCSECGKRFNQKGHLTTHMLVHTGEKVFSCSVCSKSFTQRQHLTKHMLVHTREKPFSCSVCSKSFTQSGSLTKHMLVHTGEKAFSCSVCSKSFTLRGNLTKHMLVHTGEKPFSCSVCSKSFTQSGNLTKHMLVHTGEKPFSCSVCSKSFTQSGSLTKHMLVHTGEKAFICSVCSKSFTQRGSLTKHMLVHTGEKAFICSVCSKSFTHRRSLTRHMLVHTGEKAFSCSECGKRFNRKETLTTHMLVHTGEKAFSCSVCSKSFTHRQSLNTHMLVHTGEKAFSCSVCSKSFTQSGSLTKHTLVHTGEKPFSCSECGKRFNSKETLTTHMLVHTGEKPFSCSVCSKSFNLGGNLTKHMLVHTGEKPFSCSEWGKRFNQKETLTTHMMIHTGEKC comes from the coding sequence atgtccagcagctgttggtgagtaaagaagagcttccacctgagcagcaggagtggagccacattctggaccaggaggacactaagccccaacacattaaagaagaacatgaggaactgtggctcagtcaggaggaagaacagcttcaaggactggaggaggctgatgccaccaagttccccttcactcctgtctctgtgaagagtgaagatgatgaagagaaacctcagtcctcacagcttcatcagagacaaactgaacagatggaaacaggagttgatggagaggactgtggaggagcagaaccagatagagactcagatccagagagacgtttacaaccagagactgaggtcgaGACTGAAGACTCTGGTGAACCTGAGACTGttgacagtgatgattggaaagagacaagagaagatctgtcagaattaaacttgaaaaataagaaactaaagactggtaagagacaacacagctgctcggagtgtggtaaaagatttaaccagaaagggcatctgaccacacacatgttagttcatacaggagagaaagtcttcagctgctctgtttgcagtaaaagttttacccaaagacaacatctgaccaaacacatgttagttcatacaagagagaaacccttcagctgctctgtttgcagtaaaagttttacccaaagtggaagtctgacaaaacacatgttagttcatacaggagagaaagccttcagctgctctgtttgtagtaaaagctttaccctaagaggaaatctgacaaaacacatgttagttcatacaggagagaaacccttcagctgctctgtttgtagtaaaagctttacccaaagtggaaatctgacaaaacacatgttagttcatacaggagagaaacccttcagctgctctgtttgcagtaaaagctttacccaaagtggaagtctgacaaaacacatgttagttcatacaggagagaaagccttcatctgctctgtttgcagtaaaagctttacccaaagaggaagtctgacaaaacacatgttagttcatacaggagagaaagccttcatctgctctgtttgcagtaaaagctttacccataGACGAAGTCTGActagacacatgttagttcatacaggagagaaagccttcagctgctctgagtgtggtaaaaggtttaaccggaaagagactctgaccacacacatgttagttcatacaggagagaaagccttcagttgctctgtttgcagtaaaagctttacccataGACAaagtctgaacacacacatgttagttcatacaggagagaaagccttcagctgctctgtttgtagtaaaagctttacccaaagtggaagtctgacaaaacacacgttagttcatacaggagagaaacccttcagctgctctgagtgtggtaaaaggtttaacaGTAAAGAgactctgaccacacacatgttagttcatacaggagagaaacccttcagctgctctgtttgcagtaaaagttttaacCTAGGAGGAaatctgacaaaacacatgttagttcatacaggagagaaacccttcagctgctccgAGTGGGGTAAAAGGTTTAACCAGAAAGAgactctgaccacacacatgatgattcacacaggagagaaatgctaa